The following are encoded together in the Acidobacteriota bacterium genome:
- a CDS encoding aminotransferase class I/II-fold pyridoxal phosphate-dependent enzyme, protein MRYTREFSGVAESPMVQIATAAESMPGSLKLCYGESDLPTPAFICEAADAALKAGHTFYTHTAGALELREAIAQQIHHLHGVGYRPTEIMSTVGASMAIYAAIRAFVSRGDNAVIVSPTYAIFSNGVIMAGGEPRPVPLVRDDGGFRLDLDRVRAAIDRHTRMVIINSPSNPTGWVISAAEQRALLELAAQHDLIILADEVYERLVYEEPIAPSFARVAGNRDRLIVVNSFSKTYNMTGWRLGWAQASEATIKTMYRAVEFMTSNPSAMVQQAGIAALRDGEPYIAELRRHYTERRAQVVTALAATPGVSLPAPAGAFYAFPQIAGLTDSTAFATRLLRDTGLAIAPGVGFGGSGEGYVRICFAASEATVTDALARLCAWVNQT, encoded by the coding sequence GTGCGATACACCCGCGAGTTCTCCGGCGTGGCCGAATCACCGATGGTGCAGATTGCGACGGCCGCCGAATCGATGCCGGGGTCGCTCAAGCTCTGCTACGGCGAGTCCGATCTGCCGACGCCGGCGTTCATCTGCGAAGCCGCGGATGCCGCGCTGAAGGCCGGGCACACCTTCTACACCCACACGGCCGGCGCTCTCGAACTGCGCGAAGCCATCGCGCAGCAGATTCACCATCTCCACGGCGTGGGATATCGCCCGACTGAGATCATGAGCACGGTCGGCGCGTCGATGGCCATTTATGCCGCCATTCGCGCCTTCGTCAGTCGCGGCGACAACGCGGTGATTGTCTCGCCCACGTACGCGATTTTCTCGAACGGCGTGATCATGGCCGGCGGCGAGCCGCGCCCGGTGCCACTGGTGCGAGACGACGGCGGGTTCCGGCTCGATCTCGATCGCGTCCGCGCCGCCATCGACCGCCACACCCGAATGGTCATCATCAACAGCCCGTCGAACCCCACCGGCTGGGTGATCAGTGCCGCGGAGCAGCGGGCGCTGCTGGAACTGGCCGCGCAGCACGACCTGATCATTCTTGCGGACGAGGTGTATGAGCGGCTGGTGTATGAGGAACCGATCGCGCCGTCATTCGCGCGGGTCGCCGGCAATCGCGACCGCCTGATCGTCGTCAACAGCTTCTCGAAGACCTACAACATGACCGGCTGGCGGCTGGGATGGGCGCAGGCCAGCGAGGCCACCATCAAGACCATGTATCGGGCCGTGGAGTTCATGACCTCGAATCCGTCGGCCATGGTGCAGCAGGCCGGCATCGCCGCGCTGCGCGACGGCGAGCCGTACATCGCAGAGCTGCGCCGGCACTACACCGAGCGGCGCGCGCAAGTCGTGACCGCACTGGCCGCGACTCCTGGCGTGTCGCTGCCCGCGCCGGCTGGCGCGTTCTACGCGTTTCCGCAGATCGCCGGGCTGACCGATTCAACCGCGTTCGCCACGCGGTTGTTGCGCGACACCGGCCTGGCAATCGCGCCGGGAGTGGGATTTGGTGGGTCGGGAGAGGGCTACGTGCGGATCTGTTTCGCGGCGAGCGAGGCCACCGTCACCGATGCGCTGGCACGCCTGTGCGCCTGGGTGAATCAAACATAA
- a CDS encoding amidohydrolase family protein, producing MRLPITSAIAFAASLISISAQPGRVGSEDAVALTNASVVNVRSGAITRGATVVLRGARIESVSAEAAPAGVRAIDLKGRYVVPGLIDAHVHITSLPQMRAALDSGVTTVRSAGVSHFVDVGLRDLVRKGFAAGPDMMATGYHVRPGVAAEFFLDFPDEGGLMGGGAPAADTIRRVVRANLSRGVDWIKTNATERAGTPDTDPRRQLYSQEELRILVVEAAAKNIPVMAHAHGAEGADAAVRAGVRSIEHGTYLSDDTLQLMAKQGTFFAPTLDIVNDLAEAGGDYDNAGLKRRGEMMQPILHAAVQRAHKFGVKIVAGSDTGYGPSSIARVSRELGMLVSAGLTPLQALQAATLTNAEMLRLEKQVGVVEAGFEADLLVVDGNPLDNIRTLLDPLLVISNGRVGLDRLSFGKP from the coding sequence ATGCGCCTCCCCATCACCTCGGCAATTGCCTTCGCCGCCAGCCTGATCTCCATCTCAGCACAGCCAGGCCGGGTCGGAAGTGAGGACGCCGTGGCCCTGACCAACGCCTCGGTGGTCAATGTGCGCAGCGGCGCCATCACGCGCGGCGCGACCGTGGTGCTTCGTGGCGCGCGGATCGAGAGCGTTAGCGCCGAAGCGGCGCCGGCCGGCGTCCGCGCCATCGACCTGAAGGGTCGCTACGTGGTGCCGGGACTGATCGATGCGCATGTCCACATCACGTCGCTCCCGCAGATGCGGGCCGCGCTCGACAGCGGCGTCACCACCGTGCGCAGCGCCGGCGTGTCGCACTTCGTGGATGTCGGGCTGCGGGACCTGGTGCGGAAGGGCTTTGCCGCCGGCCCCGACATGATGGCCACGGGCTATCACGTGCGCCCCGGCGTCGCCGCCGAGTTCTTTCTCGATTTTCCCGACGAGGGTGGGTTGATGGGCGGCGGCGCGCCGGCCGCCGACACGATTCGCCGCGTGGTGCGCGCCAACCTGTCGCGTGGCGTGGACTGGATCAAGACCAACGCCACCGAACGGGCCGGCACCCCGGACACCGATCCGCGCCGGCAGCTTTATAGCCAGGAAGAGTTGCGGATTCTCGTGGTCGAGGCGGCGGCGAAGAACATCCCGGTGATGGCGCACGCGCATGGGGCCGAGGGCGCCGACGCGGCGGTCCGCGCCGGCGTGCGCAGCATCGAGCACGGCACGTATCTCTCTGACGACACGCTGCAGCTGATGGCGAAGCAGGGCACCTTCTTCGCCCCCACCCTCGACATCGTCAACGACCTGGCCGAGGCGGGTGGCGACTACGACAATGCCGGGCTGAAGCGGCGCGGTGAGATGATGCAGCCCATTCTGCACGCCGCGGTGCAGCGCGCGCACAAGTTCGGTGTCAAGATCGTGGCCGGGTCCGACACCGGCTACGGACCCTCGAGCATCGCGCGCGTGTCACGCGAGCTGGGCATGCTGGTGTCGGCCGGCCTGACGCCGTTGCAGGCGCTGCAGGCGGCCACCCTGACCAACGCCGAGATGCTGCGACTCGAGAAGCAGGTGGGCGTGGTGGAGGCCGGCTTCGAGGCTGACCTGCTGGTGGTGGACGGCAACCCGCTCGACAATATCCGGACGTTGCTGGATCCGCTGCTCGTGATCAGCAACGGCCGCGTCGGTTTGGACCGTTTGAGTTTCGGAAAACCCTGA
- a CDS encoding radical SAM protein, translating to MHAPIKYAEKGLSIAANGVWQIFSQLNKISQNPSMTPRWSDKPLLKSYQKTKPPLGWPRQTDSLCPTCVREARQAILDGTRPLETLLNEKVGEIKATIDEKDGKIVMMKDCPIHGHFEDTMAIDTAFFKHLEEVFPGRDIRAHNDEKLHNHGSSTIKHGRGSVLTVDLTNRCNMMCDPCFMDANQVGFVHELTWEDIKTVLDNAITIKPKRQMSVQFSGGEPTLSPYFLDAVRYARKVGYSSVQAATNGIEFAKSPDFSKAAAEAGLRYAYLQFDGIGNAANSHRRVGNLFDVKLRAIENLHSAGVDIVPVVTIVNGVNNEQVGRIIEFALDNPKRINFLSFQPVSFTGRDEEVTPERRAAQRYTLSHLAHDVKNQTGLGEPVRDWFPISFMGTFTDWADVAKGPDNEWGNLTCGCHPNCGVGMAVMIDKETKEAVPVTAFLRAEQLAKDVAMVNDAARGKFLTVAGMAIALARNYDSFKSPTHFKLSDLLKKFDKTFGATGKDYGKVDGSRTMDDIQKRRADRWNFLFIAGMWFQDLFNYDFRRTEMCIIPYATQMGEISFCAYNTGIGWRNIIEKMHMTATLTKWYEEHGRHEIFAGNKSVPLTTTEHTLKLNAEAVAAGIQTDLDDLGIAKNSRDEKIAAQKKKNMTPEELRHHAEMEKLYRKEVLKEQPGVPVLQIQGLKKAQQPTTH from the coding sequence ATGCACGCGCCAATTAAGTACGCGGAAAAGGGATTGTCGATCGCCGCCAACGGCGTCTGGCAGATCTTTTCCCAGCTCAACAAGATCAGCCAGAACCCGTCGATGACGCCGCGCTGGTCGGACAAGCCCCTTCTGAAGTCGTACCAGAAGACGAAGCCGCCACTTGGCTGGCCGCGGCAGACCGACTCGCTGTGCCCGACGTGCGTGCGCGAAGCGCGCCAGGCGATTCTCGACGGCACCCGCCCGCTTGAAACCCTGCTCAACGAGAAGGTCGGCGAGATCAAGGCCACCATCGACGAGAAGGACGGCAAGATCGTGATGATGAAGGACTGCCCCATTCACGGGCACTTCGAAGACACGATGGCCATCGACACCGCCTTCTTCAAGCACCTCGAAGAGGTGTTCCCGGGCCGCGACATCCGCGCCCACAACGACGAGAAGCTGCACAACCACGGCAGCAGCACCATCAAGCACGGCCGTGGCTCGGTGCTGACGGTCGATCTCACGAACCGCTGCAACATGATGTGCGACCCGTGCTTCATGGACGCCAACCAGGTTGGCTTCGTGCACGAACTGACGTGGGAGGACATCAAGACGGTGCTCGACAACGCCATCACCATCAAGCCGAAGCGGCAGATGTCGGTGCAGTTCTCGGGTGGCGAGCCGACGCTTTCCCCGTACTTCCTGGATGCGGTGCGCTACGCCCGCAAGGTCGGCTACTCGTCGGTGCAGGCCGCGACCAACGGCATTGAGTTCGCCAAGAGCCCCGACTTCTCGAAGGCCGCCGCCGAAGCCGGCCTGCGCTACGCGTACCTGCAGTTCGACGGCATCGGTAACGCCGCCAACTCGCACCGCCGCGTCGGCAACCTGTTCGACGTCAAGCTGCGCGCGATCGAGAACCTGCACAGCGCCGGCGTCGACATCGTCCCGGTCGTGACCATCGTCAACGGCGTCAACAACGAGCAGGTCGGCCGGATCATCGAGTTCGCGCTCGACAATCCCAAGCGGATCAACTTCCTGTCGTTCCAGCCGGTGAGCTTCACCGGCCGCGACGAAGAGGTGACGCCCGAGCGCCGCGCGGCGCAGCGCTACACGCTGTCGCACCTGGCGCACGACGTGAAGAACCAGACGGGCCTCGGCGAGCCGGTGCGCGACTGGTTCCCGATTTCGTTCATGGGCACGTTCACCGACTGGGCCGATGTCGCCAAGGGGCCCGACAACGAATGGGGCAACCTGACCTGCGGCTGCCACCCCAACTGCGGCGTCGGCATGGCCGTGATGATCGACAAGGAAACCAAGGAAGCCGTGCCGGTCACGGCGTTCCTCCGGGCCGAACAGCTCGCCAAGGACGTCGCGATGGTCAACGACGCGGCCCGCGGCAAGTTCCTGACCGTCGCCGGCATGGCGATCGCGCTGGCGCGCAACTACGACTCGTTCAAGTCGCCGACGCACTTCAAGCTGAGCGACCTGCTGAAGAAGTTCGACAAGACCTTCGGCGCAACCGGCAAGGACTACGGCAAGGTCGATGGCTCGCGCACCATGGACGACATCCAGAAGCGCCGCGCCGATCGCTGGAACTTCCTGTTCATCGCGGGCATGTGGTTCCAGGACCTGTTCAACTACGACTTCCGCCGCACCGAGATGTGCATCATCCCGTATGCCACGCAGATGGGCGAAATCTCCTTCTGCGCGTACAACACCGGCATCGGCTGGCGCAACATCATCGAGAAGATGCATATGACGGCGACGCTGACCAAGTGGTACGAGGAGCACGGCCGCCACGAGATCTTCGCCGGCAACAAGTCGGTGCCGCTCACCACCACGGAACACACGCTGAAGCTGAACGCCGAAGCGGTGGCCGCGGGCATCCAGACCGACCTCGACGACCTGGGCATCGCGAAGAACTCGCGCGACGAGAAGATCGCGGCGCAGAAGAAGAAGAACATGACCCCCGAAGAGCTGCGCCACCACGCGGAGATGGAAAAGCTCTATCGCAAGGAAGTGCTGAAGGAACAGCCCGGCGTGCCGGTGCTGCAGATCCAGGGCTTGAAGAAGGCCCAGCAGCCGACGACGCACTAA